From Streptomyces sp. NBC_00775, one genomic window encodes:
- a CDS encoding pectate lyase produces MTARVEQRVRHRRRVTRRRAVIGGAAALGLTGAAIVTTTMLGSAGAATAWPDAKGSKAVSKTISVSGTYDGKLTKFYGSGDLGTSSQDEDQGPIFELADGATLKNVIIGTPAADGVHCLGSCTLQNVWWLDVGEDAASFKGKSSSAVYKVYGGGAKGADDKVLQFNGAGKLVVSKFQVENSGKLVRSCGNCKTQYKRTIIINDVDVTAPLKAIVGVNANYGDTASLRNIRIHGDSKKKIKTCVRFQGNNTGKEPTELGTGADGTTCNFSSSDITYN; encoded by the coding sequence ATGACTGCACGAGTTGAACAGCGCGTCCGCCACCGTCGCCGGGTCACCCGGCGGCGTGCCGTCATCGGCGGCGCGGCCGCTCTCGGCCTGACCGGAGCGGCGATCGTCACGACCACGATGCTGGGCTCGGCGGGCGCGGCGACGGCGTGGCCGGACGCCAAGGGCAGCAAGGCCGTGTCGAAGACGATCTCGGTGTCGGGCACGTACGACGGCAAGCTGACGAAGTTCTACGGCTCCGGCGACCTGGGCACCAGCAGCCAGGACGAGGACCAGGGCCCCATCTTCGAGCTCGCCGACGGCGCGACCCTCAAGAACGTGATCATCGGCACCCCGGCCGCGGACGGCGTGCACTGTCTGGGCAGCTGCACCCTGCAGAACGTGTGGTGGCTGGACGTCGGCGAGGACGCGGCCAGCTTCAAGGGCAAGTCGTCATCGGCCGTCTACAAGGTCTACGGCGGTGGCGCCAAGGGCGCGGACGACAAGGTCCTGCAGTTCAACGGCGCGGGCAAGCTGGTGGTCAGCAAGTTCCAGGTCGAGAACTCCGGCAAGCTGGTCCGCTCCTGCGGCAACTGCAAGACGCAGTACAAGCGCACGATCATCATCAACGACGTGGATGTGACGGCGCCGCTCAAGGCGATCGTCGGTGTCAACGCCAACTACGGCGACACCGCCTCGCTGCGCAACATCCGCATCCACGGCGACAGCAAGAAGAAGATCAAGACGTGCGTGCGCTTCCAGGGCAACAACACCGGCAAGG
- a CDS encoding SigE family RNA polymerase sigma factor — MGTVVDDAASVEFHAFFDRHYAELARLAHLLTGEPDAADDLAADALLALWNRWDRVRAADHPVAYARGVVANLARTRIRSAVRERRRITLFWSQREDKTENPDIPGKVDVQEALRKLPFRKRACVVLRHAFDLSEKDTALALGVSVGTVKSQTSKGMAELKRLLGTEEAPMRVHAGVLPTGGAGGRDR; from the coding sequence GTGGGCACTGTCGTCGACGACGCAGCCTCCGTGGAGTTCCACGCCTTCTTCGATCGGCACTATGCCGAACTGGCCCGCCTGGCCCATCTGTTGACGGGTGAGCCGGACGCCGCCGACGATCTGGCGGCCGACGCGCTGCTCGCCCTGTGGAATCGCTGGGACCGGGTGCGCGCGGCGGACCATCCGGTGGCGTACGCGCGCGGTGTCGTCGCGAACCTGGCCCGCACCCGCATACGCAGCGCCGTTCGTGAGCGCCGCCGGATCACGCTGTTCTGGTCGCAGCGCGAGGACAAGACCGAGAACCCCGACATCCCGGGCAAGGTCGATGTCCAGGAAGCGCTGCGCAAACTGCCGTTCCGCAAGCGCGCGTGCGTCGTGCTGCGGCATGCTTTCGACCTCTCGGAGAAGGACACGGCTCTCGCCCTCGGTGTTTCCGTGGGTACGGTTAAGTCGCAGACGTCGAAGGGCATGGCCGAACTGAAGCGGCTCCTCGGCACCGAAGAGGCCCCGATGCGGGTGCACGCGGGAGTGCTGCCCACGGGCGGAGCCGGAGGAAGGGACCGATGA
- a CDS encoding NCS2 family permease, whose product MSETKKVADRPTAAPPAANSVDGFFKISARGSTFGREIRGGFATFFTMAYILVLNPIILGSAKDKFGHHLDAVQLTTATALVAAVMTIIMGVGGNLPLALAAGLGLNAVVAFQIAPLMSWDDAMGLIVLEGLLICVLVVTGLREAVMHAIPQPLKQAISVGIGLFIAFIGFVDAGFVTRIPDIAQTTVPVQLGGTGTLGGWPVLVFCLGVLLTIGLLARKVKGAILISIVTMTVVAIIINSVADIKSWGLTTPKIPDDVVASPDFGLLGHFSLFGAFGETSAITVVLLVFTLILSDFFDTMGTVVGISAEAGLLDEEGKVPNLGRVLLIDGAAAVAGGAASASSSTSYIESAAGVGEGARTGFSNLVTGGLFALALFLTPLLTIVPLQAAAPALVAVGFLMMTQVKHIDWDKYEIAIPAFLTIAVMPFTYSITNGIGAGFLAYVVIKSVLGKAKEVHWLLWAASALFLVYFAIDPIEQLFNVK is encoded by the coding sequence ATGTCCGAAACCAAGAAGGTGGCCGACCGGCCAACTGCCGCGCCTCCAGCGGCGAACAGCGTCGACGGGTTCTTCAAGATCTCCGCTCGGGGCTCCACCTTCGGCCGGGAGATACGCGGCGGCTTCGCCACGTTCTTCACCATGGCCTACATCCTTGTCCTGAATCCCATCATCCTGGGCAGCGCCAAGGACAAGTTCGGGCACCACCTCGACGCCGTCCAACTGACCACCGCCACCGCCCTGGTGGCCGCGGTCATGACGATCATCATGGGCGTCGGCGGCAACCTCCCGCTCGCCCTCGCCGCGGGCCTCGGCCTCAACGCGGTCGTCGCCTTCCAGATCGCCCCGCTGATGAGCTGGGACGACGCGATGGGCCTGATCGTCCTGGAGGGCCTGCTCATCTGCGTGTTGGTGGTGACGGGCCTGCGCGAAGCCGTCATGCACGCGATACCGCAGCCGCTGAAGCAGGCGATCAGCGTCGGCATCGGCCTCTTCATCGCCTTCATCGGCTTCGTCGACGCCGGGTTCGTCACCCGTATCCCGGACATCGCGCAGACCACCGTGCCGGTTCAGCTGGGCGGTACCGGCACGCTGGGCGGGTGGCCGGTTCTCGTCTTCTGTCTCGGTGTGCTGCTGACCATCGGGCTGCTCGCCCGCAAGGTCAAGGGCGCGATCCTCATCAGCATCGTGACCATGACCGTCGTCGCGATCATCATCAACTCCGTCGCCGACATCAAGAGCTGGGGCCTGACCACGCCCAAGATCCCCGACGATGTCGTGGCCTCACCGGACTTCGGACTGCTCGGTCACTTCAGCCTGTTCGGCGCGTTCGGTGAGACCAGCGCCATCACCGTCGTCCTGCTGGTCTTCACCCTCATCCTGTCCGACTTCTTCGACACCATGGGCACGGTCGTCGGCATCAGCGCCGAGGCGGGCCTGCTCGACGAGGAGGGCAAGGTGCCCAACCTCGGCCGGGTGCTGCTGATCGACGGTGCGGCGGCGGTCGCGGGCGGTGCGGCGTCGGCGTCGTCCTCGACGTCGTACATCGAGTCGGCGGCAGGGGTCGGTGAGGGGGCGCGCACCGGGTTCTCGAACCTGGTCACCGGTGGGCTCTTCGCCCTCGCGCTCTTCCTGACCCCGCTGCTCACGATCGTTCCGCTGCAGGCCGCGGCGCCCGCGCTCGTGGCGGTCGGGTTCCTGATGATGACCCAGGTCAAGCACATCGACTGGGACAAGTACGAGATCGCCATCCCCGCGTTCCTGACGATCGCCGTGATGCCGTTCACGTACTCGATCACCAACGGCATCGGGGCGGGGTTCCTGGCCTACGTGGTGATCAAGTCCGTGCTGGGGAAGGCGAAGGAGGTCCACTGGCTGCTGTGGGCGGCTTCGGCGCTGTTCCTGGTGTACTTCGCGATTGACCCGATTGAGCAGTTGTTCAACGTGAAGTAG
- a CDS encoding peptidoglycan D,D-transpeptidase FtsI family protein: MNKTIRRAAVFSLLLVLSLLVRATWVQFYDGKALAEDKKNRRNAIALYANPLGNIIVAGDAITGSAQTKGSDLKYKRTYTDGSLYAAVTGYSSQVYGATQLEGIYQDLLDGTATQLKNPLDTLTNKRADPGDVVTTIDPDVQKAAYNALGDKKGAAVAIDPKTGKILAVVSTPSYDPTTISAGNSSVWKKLKKDSDKPLVNRALRQPLPPGSTFKLVVAAAALEDGLYSDVDTKTDSPNPYTLPGTTTPLKNESSSAPCKNASIRVALQYSCNNVFGKMAVDLGQDKVKAMAEKFGFNDTTQDVPVRAYTSVYPSNMDKSSTALTGIGQFDVTATPLQMAMVSAAIANDGKLVSPHMVSQTSDADGNVLKNYDDSTETKEIVSSSTAEQLQSAMQTVITDGTGTNAQISGATVGGKTGTAQHGEKNSKTPYAWFTSYAKSDSNGKEVAVAVMVEQSDAARSEVSGNGLAAPVAKAMMQAALKN, translated from the coding sequence ATGAACAAGACGATCAGGCGTGCCGCCGTCTTCAGTCTGCTGCTCGTGCTCTCCCTGCTGGTCAGGGCGACCTGGGTGCAGTTCTACGACGGCAAGGCGCTCGCGGAGGACAAGAAAAACCGGCGGAACGCGATCGCGCTCTACGCGAACCCGCTCGGGAACATCATCGTGGCCGGCGACGCGATCACCGGTTCCGCGCAGACGAAGGGCAGCGACCTCAAGTACAAGCGCACGTACACGGACGGCAGTCTGTACGCGGCGGTCACCGGTTACAGCTCACAGGTGTACGGGGCGACCCAGCTGGAGGGCATCTACCAGGACCTGCTCGACGGGACCGCCACCCAGCTGAAGAACCCGCTCGACACGCTCACCAACAAGCGCGCCGACCCGGGTGACGTCGTCACGACGATCGACCCGGATGTCCAGAAGGCGGCGTACAACGCGCTGGGCGACAAGAAGGGCGCGGCCGTCGCGATCGACCCGAAGACGGGCAAGATCCTCGCGGTCGTCTCGACACCGTCGTACGACCCGACGACGATCAGCGCGGGCAACAGCAGCGTCTGGAAGAAGCTGAAGAAGGACTCCGACAAGCCGCTGGTGAACCGCGCGCTGCGGCAGCCGCTGCCGCCGGGCTCGACGTTCAAGCTGGTCGTCGCGGCGGCCGCGCTGGAGGACGGGCTGTACTCGGACGTGGACACGAAGACGGACAGCCCGAACCCGTACACCCTGCCGGGCACGACCACCCCCCTGAAGAACGAGAGCTCGTCGGCGCCCTGCAAGAACGCCTCGATCCGCGTCGCGCTGCAGTACTCCTGCAACAACGTCTTCGGGAAGATGGCCGTCGACCTGGGCCAGGACAAGGTCAAGGCGATGGCGGAGAAGTTCGGCTTCAACGACACGACGCAGGACGTGCCGGTCCGGGCGTACACCAGCGTGTACCCGTCGAACATGGACAAGTCGTCCACGGCGCTGACCGGCATCGGCCAGTTCGATGTGACCGCCACCCCGCTCCAGATGGCCATGGTGTCCGCTGCCATAGCCAACGACGGCAAGCTGGTCTCGCCGCACATGGTGTCGCAGACCAGTGACGCCGACGGCAATGTGCTGAAGAACTACGACGACAGCACGGAGACCAAGGAGATCGTCAGCTCCTCCACCGCCGAGCAGCTCCAGTCCGCGATGCAGACGGTCATCACGGACGGCACCGGAACGAACGCGCAGATCTCCGGTGCGACGGTGGGCGGCAAGACCGGCACGGCCCAGCACGGCGAGAAGAACAGCAAGACGCCGTACGCCTGGTTCACGTCGTACGCGAAGTCCGACTCCAACGGCAAGGAAGTCGCTGTCGCGGTGATGGTCGAGCAGTCGGATGCGGCGAGGTCCGAGGTCAGCGGCAACGGCCTGGCGGCCCCGGTCGCCAAGGCAATGATGCAGGCAGCACTGAAAAATTGA
- a CDS encoding IclR family transcriptional regulator, translating to MSAGETGGGAQVKSAVRTVELLEYFAGKPGMHSLAAVQEAVGYPKSSLYMLLRTLVELGWVETDATGTRYGIGVRALLVGTSYIDGDEVVAAARPTLDRLSDDTTETIHLARLDGTNVVYLATRQSQHYLRPFTRVGRRLPAHSTSLGKALLATHTDEQVRKMLPETLPALTEHTITDREKLIEELHQVREQGFAVDREENTLGLRCFGVAIPYRTPARDAISCSVPVARLTPAHEQMVKDALFDARDRLTLATRRL from the coding sequence ATGTCGGCAGGCGAGACAGGCGGCGGAGCGCAGGTCAAGTCCGCGGTACGGACCGTGGAATTGCTCGAGTACTTCGCCGGCAAGCCCGGTATGCACTCCCTGGCCGCGGTCCAGGAGGCCGTCGGTTATCCGAAATCCAGCCTCTACATGCTGCTGCGGACGCTCGTGGAGCTCGGCTGGGTCGAGACGGACGCGACGGGCACGCGGTACGGCATCGGCGTACGGGCGCTGCTGGTCGGCACGTCGTACATCGACGGCGACGAGGTGGTCGCCGCGGCCCGCCCCACACTGGACCGGTTGTCGGACGACACGACGGAGACCATCCACCTGGCTCGCCTGGACGGCACGAACGTCGTCTATCTGGCCACGCGCCAGTCGCAGCACTACCTGCGCCCCTTCACCCGGGTCGGCCGGCGTCTTCCCGCGCACTCGACGTCCCTCGGCAAGGCGCTGCTCGCCACCCACACCGACGAGCAGGTCCGCAAGATGCTCCCCGAGACGCTCCCGGCGCTCACCGAGCACACGATCACCGACCGGGAGAAGCTCATCGAGGAGCTGCACCAGGTCCGCGAGCAGGGCTTCGCGGTGGACCGCGAGGAGAACACGCTGGGGCTGCGCTGCTTCGGCGTGGCGATCCCGTACCGCACTCCGGCCCGCGACGCGATCAGCTGCTCTGTCCCGGTGGCCCGTCTCACCCCCGCGCACGAGCAGATGGTCAAGGACGCCCTGTTCGACGCCCGCGACCGCCTGACACTGGCGACGCGCAGGCTGTGA
- a CDS encoding aldehyde dehydrogenase (NADP(+)): MAAAPVWSVDPRTGKQREQVAVEATAQEVDEAVRAAHAARPALADRTVRSAFLRTAADLLEGAKDQLVEAADAESALGPVRLTGELARTCYQLRAFADIVDEGAFLDVVINHPDDTATPPIPDLRRYKVPLGVVAVYSASNFPFAFSVAGGDTASALAAGCPVVVKAHPDHPGLSELVAAVLRRAASQHDIPVGVLGLVHGFEAGVELVKHPLVSAAGFTGSVRGGRALFDAAAARPVPIPFHGELGSLNPVVITEAAAAERAEAIGAGLAGSMTLGVGQFCVKPGLVLAPAGAAGDRLVKSLTDAVSDTDAGVLLDHRMRDNFIAGVAERAELPDVESPVTPGAGGEHTVSPGFLTVPAHKLTTEGEHDLLLEECFGPLTVVARYEDESEASAVLSRLPGNLTATVQLSTEEAAGEGRGAEILAELTPLAGRVLVNGWPTGVAVAPAQHHGGPYPATTSTSTSVGGTAIERWLRPVAYQNAPEALLPAELRDDNPLGLPRRYDGRLER, translated from the coding sequence GTGGCAGCAGCACCAGTCTGGAGTGTCGACCCCCGAACCGGGAAGCAGCGTGAACAGGTTGCGGTGGAGGCCACAGCCCAGGAGGTGGACGAGGCCGTGCGCGCCGCGCACGCCGCGCGCCCCGCGCTCGCCGACCGCACCGTGCGCTCCGCGTTCCTGCGCACCGCCGCCGACCTGCTCGAAGGCGCCAAGGACCAGCTCGTCGAGGCCGCGGACGCGGAGAGCGCGCTCGGCCCGGTCCGGCTCACCGGGGAACTCGCTCGCACCTGTTACCAGTTGCGCGCCTTCGCGGACATCGTCGACGAGGGCGCCTTCCTCGACGTCGTGATCAACCACCCCGACGACACCGCGACCCCGCCGATCCCGGACCTGCGCCGCTACAAGGTGCCGCTGGGCGTCGTCGCCGTCTACTCGGCCTCGAACTTCCCCTTCGCCTTCTCGGTCGCCGGCGGTGACACCGCGAGCGCGCTGGCCGCCGGGTGCCCGGTCGTCGTCAAGGCCCACCCCGACCACCCGGGGCTGTCGGAGCTGGTCGCGGCCGTACTGCGCCGGGCCGCCTCCCAGCACGACATCCCCGTCGGCGTCCTCGGCCTGGTCCACGGCTTCGAGGCGGGCGTCGAACTCGTCAAGCACCCGCTGGTTTCCGCCGCCGGGTTCACCGGTTCGGTCCGTGGCGGCCGTGCCCTCTTCGACGCGGCGGCCGCGCGCCCCGTGCCGATCCCGTTCCACGGCGAGCTCGGCTCGCTCAACCCCGTCGTGATCACCGAGGCCGCCGCCGCCGAGCGTGCCGAGGCGATCGGCGCCGGGCTCGCGGGCTCGATGACCCTGGGTGTCGGCCAGTTCTGCGTGAAGCCGGGCCTGGTGCTGGCGCCGGCGGGCGCGGCGGGCGACCGCCTGGTCAAGTCGCTGACGGACGCCGTCAGTGACACGGACGCCGGTGTCCTGCTCGACCACCGTATGCGGGACAACTTCATCGCCGGTGTCGCCGAACGCGCCGAACTCCCCGACGTGGAGTCCCCGGTGACACCGGGCGCGGGCGGCGAGCACACGGTGAGCCCCGGCTTCCTGACCGTGCCCGCGCACAAGCTCACGACCGAGGGCGAGCACGACCTGCTCCTGGAGGAGTGCTTCGGGCCGCTCACGGTGGTCGCGCGCTACGAGGACGAGTCCGAGGCCAGCGCGGTGCTCTCCCGCCTTCCCGGCAACCTCACCGCGACCGTGCAGCTCTCCACGGAGGAGGCCGCCGGCGAGGGCCGCGGCGCCGAGATCCTCGCCGAGCTCACCCCGCTCGCCGGGCGTGTGCTGGTCAACGGCTGGCCGACCGGTGTCGCGGTCGCCCCGGCCCAGCACCACGGGGGTCCGTACCCGGCGACGACCTCGACCTCGACCTCCGTCGGCGGTACGGCGATCGAGCGGTGGCTGCGGCCCGTCGCCTACCAGAACGCGCCGGAGGCGCTGTTGCCGGCGGAGCTGCGTGACGACAACCCGCTGGGGCTGCCCCGGCGTTACGACGGGCGTCTGGAGCGGTAG
- a CDS encoding DUF1349 domain-containing protein: MDVELPQLPFPLRTYGPDGHWSYEDGVLAGWAGPRQDRFVPPTGEGLDPASDAPRLLGAPEGDFQLIARVTVGFAGSFDAGVLYVHVGERAWAKLCLEYSPDVPTVCTVVTRGHSDDANSFTVDGSSVWLRVSRTGRAFAFHASRDGERWTFVRLFTLGDEKETGAALVGFMTQSPMGEGCVVTYDGIEFRPHWPRDLRDGS; the protein is encoded by the coding sequence ATGGACGTCGAACTTCCCCAACTGCCCTTTCCCCTTCGCACGTATGGGCCCGACGGGCACTGGTCCTACGAGGACGGGGTGCTCGCCGGATGGGCAGGCCCTCGGCAGGACCGGTTCGTGCCGCCCACCGGGGAGGGGCTCGATCCCGCGTCCGACGCGCCCCGGCTGCTCGGGGCGCCCGAAGGGGACTTCCAGCTGATCGCCCGTGTCACGGTCGGCTTCGCGGGCTCCTTCGACGCGGGGGTCCTCTACGTCCACGTGGGCGAGCGGGCCTGGGCGAAGCTGTGCCTGGAGTACTCCCCGGATGTGCCCACCGTCTGCACGGTGGTCACCCGGGGGCACTCCGACGACGCCAACTCCTTCACTGTGGACGGCAGTTCCGTCTGGCTCCGGGTGAGCCGGACGGGGCGTGCGTTCGCCTTCCACGCCTCGCGTGACGGTGAGCGCTGGACCTTCGTACGGCTCTTCACGCTGGGCGACGAGAAGGAGACCGGCGCGGCCCTTGTCGGCTTCATGACTCAGTCGCCGATGGGGGAGGGGTGCGTGGTGACCTACGACGGGATCGAATTCCGTCCCCACTGGCCACGGGACTTGAGAGACGGCAGTTGA
- a CDS encoding MFS transporter, translating into MPTNPTTEAPAANAQLTSPTSGSNPSPSLSPSPALTLTAALLGFALITLDASVVNVALPSIGAALGGGMSGLQWVVDAYTLAFAALMLSTGAFSDRAGASRAYGIGITVFTLASVACGLAPYLPVLVGARIVQGAAAAVVLPASLALVRQAYADAAQRARAVALWAAGGSVAVALGPVAGGALTTVWDWRGIFFINLPLGMVALALLTRAPRSPRRPAPLDLPGQLTAIVALTALTFAVIEGGGTGLVALGVAAVAALVFVRVESRRTHPVVPLGLFRSRNVTVTVAAGATVSVAFYGVVFLFSLFFQQVQGRSALYAGLMFLPMTGLIAVTNIAAGKLAGRYGARLPMLLGQSLATVGLLLLLYVDSSTPTGLVALLLVPLALGCALTIPPLTAAMLEAVPSARAGLAAGVLNSARQVAGGLAIATFGSLVSGGFESGMRMSLAISAGLLAATTAATLTLRRAR; encoded by the coding sequence ATGCCAACGAACCCGACCACCGAAGCGCCCGCCGCCAATGCACAACTCACGTCTCCCACAAGCGGATCGAACCCCTCCCCCTCCCTCTCCCCCTCCCCCGCCCTCACCCTCACCGCCGCCCTCCTCGGCTTCGCGCTGATCACCCTCGACGCGTCCGTGGTGAACGTGGCGCTCCCGTCGATCGGGGCGGCGCTCGGGGGCGGAATGTCGGGGCTGCAATGGGTGGTGGACGCGTACACGCTGGCCTTCGCGGCGCTGATGCTGTCCACCGGGGCCTTCTCGGACCGGGCCGGGGCGAGCCGGGCCTACGGGATCGGGATCACGGTCTTCACGCTGGCGTCGGTGGCGTGCGGACTGGCGCCTTATCTTCCGGTGCTGGTGGGCGCGCGGATCGTGCAGGGAGCCGCGGCGGCCGTGGTACTGCCGGCCTCGCTCGCACTCGTACGACAGGCGTACGCGGATGCCGCGCAGCGGGCGCGGGCGGTGGCCCTGTGGGCGGCGGGCGGCTCGGTCGCGGTGGCGCTGGGTCCGGTGGCGGGCGGAGCACTGACCACGGTGTGGGACTGGCGGGGGATCTTCTTCATCAACCTGCCGCTGGGGATGGTGGCCCTCGCCCTGCTGACGCGGGCGCCACGCTCCCCGCGCCGGCCCGCGCCGCTGGATCTGCCCGGCCAGCTGACGGCGATCGTGGCGCTCACGGCGCTGACGTTCGCGGTCATCGAGGGCGGGGGGACGGGGCTGGTGGCGCTGGGAGTGGCGGCGGTCGCGGCACTCGTCTTCGTCCGGGTCGAGTCACGCCGGACACACCCCGTGGTCCCGCTCGGTCTGTTCCGCAGCCGGAACGTGACCGTGACCGTCGCCGCGGGTGCCACGGTCAGCGTGGCCTTCTACGGAGTGGTGTTCCTGTTCTCGCTCTTCTTCCAGCAGGTCCAGGGCCGTTCAGCCCTGTACGCGGGACTGATGTTCCTGCCGATGACCGGGCTGATCGCGGTCACGAACATCGCGGCGGGCAAGTTGGCCGGGCGTTACGGAGCACGGTTGCCGATGCTGCTGGGCCAGTCCCTGGCCACGGTGGGGCTCCTGCTCCTCCTGTACGTCGACTCGTCGACCCCGACCGGCCTCGTGGCCCTGCTCCTCGTCCCGCTCGCCCTGGGCTGCGCCCTCACCATCCCGCCGCTGACGGCCGCGATGCTGGAGGCCGTGCCCTCGGCCCGGGCGGGGCTGGCAGCGGGGGTCCTCAACTCGGCCCGCCAAGTCGCCGGGGGCCTCGCCATCGCGACGTTCGGCTCCCTGGTCTCGGGGGGATTCGAGTCGGGGATGCGGATGAGCCTGGCGATCAGCGCGGGACTGCTGGCCGCGACGACAGCGGCGACGCTCACCCTGCGCCGGGCTCGCTAA
- a CDS encoding GlxA family transcriptional regulator: MFNLAIPELLFAKVEVDGGPGYELVVCTPEPGPITTTGGLDLHVGRGLDAVRDADTVLVAGTGQRYVPDPATVTAVREAAAAGKRIASICSGAFVLAEAGLLDGRSATTYWELADELSKRYPALDLKGDVLYVQDGQIMTSSGYAAGIDLCLHIIRTDYGAAVANQVARLALVAPVRPGGQTQFTQTPLPPERGEACADTRGWAMRNLDKPLTLTDLARHAGVSVRTLTRRFHAESGVSPLQWLLHQRVERAKELLETTPLPMDQVARACGLGTADSLRGHLVRRTGLTPSAYRTQFSRLGTAPKPVTSSVA, encoded by the coding sequence ATGTTCAACCTCGCCATCCCGGAGCTCCTCTTCGCGAAGGTCGAGGTCGACGGCGGTCCGGGCTACGAGCTGGTCGTCTGTACCCCCGAGCCCGGCCCGATCACCACCACCGGCGGACTCGACCTGCACGTCGGGCGCGGCCTCGACGCCGTGCGCGACGCGGACACCGTGCTCGTCGCGGGCACCGGACAGCGGTACGTGCCCGATCCGGCCACCGTGACCGCCGTACGCGAGGCCGCCGCCGCGGGCAAGCGGATCGCCTCCATCTGCAGCGGCGCCTTCGTCCTCGCCGAGGCCGGACTGCTCGACGGCCGCAGCGCCACGACGTACTGGGAACTGGCGGACGAGCTGAGCAAGCGGTACCCGGCGCTCGACCTCAAGGGCGACGTCCTGTACGTGCAGGACGGCCAGATCATGACCTCGTCCGGGTACGCCGCCGGGATCGACCTCTGCCTGCACATCATCCGCACCGACTACGGCGCCGCCGTCGCCAATCAGGTGGCCCGGCTGGCCCTCGTCGCCCCCGTACGGCCGGGCGGCCAGACCCAGTTCACCCAGACCCCGCTGCCGCCCGAGCGCGGCGAGGCCTGTGCCGACACCCGCGGCTGGGCGATGCGCAACCTCGACAAGCCGCTCACGCTCACCGACCTCGCCCGGCACGCGGGCGTCAGCGTGCGCACGCTCACCCGTCGCTTCCACGCCGAGAGCGGGGTCAGCCCCCTCCAGTGGCTGCTCCACCAGCGCGTCGAGCGTGCCAAGGAACTCCTGGAGACGACCCCCCTCCCCATGGACCAGGTGGCCCGCGCCTGCGGCCTCGGCACGGCCGACTCGCTGCGCGGCCATCTGGTCCGCCGTACCGGCCTCACCCCGAGCGCGTACCGCACGCAGTTCAGCCGCCTGGGAACCGCCCCGAAGCCGGTCACGTCCTCCGTTGCGTGA
- a CDS encoding GNAT family N-acetyltransferase encodes MIRTALPAEAAAVADLHARARATYYPDGIPQDGTDWLAGWRSAIERPDGQVLCAVDEGRIAGIASFRTTEGAPADTVKLFQFHVDPDHWRAGIGTELHAACVEQWKADGKRTATLDVHIDNRRAQAFYARLGWIPDPENPPAEDDHHLYLRFSVTGQ; translated from the coding sequence GTGATCAGGACCGCGCTGCCCGCCGAGGCCGCGGCCGTCGCCGATCTGCACGCCCGGGCCCGGGCGACGTACTACCCGGACGGGATCCCGCAGGATGGCACGGACTGGCTCGCCGGCTGGCGGAGTGCCATCGAGCGGCCGGACGGGCAGGTGCTGTGCGCCGTCGACGAGGGCCGGATCGCGGGCATCGCCTCCTTCCGCACCACGGAGGGCGCCCCCGCCGACACGGTGAAGCTCTTCCAGTTCCATGTCGACCCGGACCACTGGCGGGCCGGGATCGGTACGGAACTGCACGCGGCCTGCGTCGAGCAGTGGAAGGCCGACGGGAAGCGCACCGCCACCCTCGACGTGCACATCGACAACCGGCGCGCCCAGGCCTTCTACGCCCGCCTGGGCTGGATCCCCGACCCGGAGAACCCGCCGGCCGAGGACGATCACCATCTGTACCTGCGGTTCTCCGTGACGGGGCAATGA
- a CDS encoding DsbA family oxidoreductase yields the protein MRVEIWSDIACPWCYVGKARFEKALDAFPHRDDVEVVHRSFELDPGRAKGDIQPVIKMLTKKYGMSEAQAQAGEENLGAQAAAEGLAYRTRDRDHGNTFDMHRLLHFAKEQGRQDELIGLLYKANFAEERTVFDDDERLVELAVAAGLDAGAARGVLADPKAYADDVRADEREAAELGANGVPFFVLDRKYGVSGAQPAEVFAQALTQAWGERPPLKLIQDASADAEACGPDGCAVPQH from the coding sequence ATGCGCGTCGAGATCTGGAGCGACATCGCCTGCCCCTGGTGCTACGTGGGCAAGGCCCGCTTCGAGAAGGCGCTCGACGCCTTCCCGCACCGCGACGACGTCGAGGTCGTACACCGTTCCTTCGAGCTCGACCCCGGCCGTGCCAAGGGTGACATCCAGCCCGTGATCAAGATGCTGACCAAGAAGTACGGCATGAGCGAGGCGCAGGCGCAGGCCGGCGAGGAGAACCTGGGCGCGCAGGCCGCCGCCGAGGGCCTGGCGTACCGCACCCGGGACCGTGACCACGGCAACACCTTCGACATGCACCGTCTGCTGCACTTCGCCAAGGAGCAGGGCAGGCAGGACGAGCTGATCGGCCTGCTCTACAAGGCGAACTTCGCCGAGGAGCGGACCGTCTTCGACGACGACGAGCGGCTCGTGGAGCTGGCCGTGGCCGCCGGGCTCGACGCCGGCGCGGCCCGCGGGGTCCTGGCCGACCCGAAGGCGTACGCCGACGACGTGCGCGCCGACGAGCGCGAGGCCGCCGAGCTCGGGGCGAACGGTGTGCCGTTCTTCGTCCTCGACCGCAAGTACGGCGTCTCCGGTGCCCAGCCCGCCGAGGTCTTCGCGCAGGCGCTGACCCAGGCGTGGGGCGAGCGCCCGCCGCTGAAGCTGATCCAGGACGCTTCCGCCGACGCGGAGGCCTGCGGCCCGGACGGATGCGCCGTACCGCAGCACTGA